The following proteins are encoded in a genomic region of Prionailurus viverrinus isolate Anna chromosome E3, UM_Priviv_1.0, whole genome shotgun sequence:
- the DECR2 gene encoding peroxisomal 2,4-dienoyl-CoA reductase [(3E)-enoyl-CoA-producing] isoform X4 has protein sequence MAQPPPDVSEDECLPEYRHLFCPDLLRDKVAFITGGGSGIGFRIAEIFMRHGCHTVIASRSLPRVSMAARKLAAATGQRCLPLSLDVRAPPAITAAVDQALKEFGKIDILINCAAGNFLCPASTLSFNAFKTVMDIDTLGTFNTSRVLYEKFFREDRVWKEGCRTRPFTAASAFSEGAGPIGYIEVHLRGFVRGVAHATVEPQEVPRSLCMSWRPRKAGGMIQSESKGLRNRHSGGQG, from the exons ATGGCCCAGCCGCCGCCCGACGTCAGTGAGGACGAGTGTCTTCCCGAGTACCGCCATCTCTTCTGCCCGGACCTGCTACG GGACAAAGTGGCCTTCATCACAGGTGGTGGCTCTGGGATTGGGTTCCGAATTGCTGAGATTTTCATGCG GCACGGCTGCCACACTGTCATCGCCAGCAGAAGCCTTCCAAGAGTGTCAATG GCTGCCAGAAAGCTGGCTGCTGCCACTGGCCAGCGATGCCTGCCTTTGTCTCTGGACGTGCGCGCTCCCCCGGCCATCACAGCTGCTGTGGACCAGGCACTGAAGGAGTTTGGGAAAATTGACATTCTCATTAACT GTGCGGCCGGAAACTTCCTGTGCCCTGCCAGCACATTGTCCTTCAACGCCTTCAAGACCGTGATGGACATTGACACCTTGGGCACCTTCAACACGTCTCGTGTGCTTTATGAGAAGTTCTTCCGG GAGGACAGAGTCTGGAAAGAAGGTTGCAGGACCAGGCCTTTTACTGCTGCGTCAGCGTTCTCTGAAGGAGCAGGACCAATAGGATATATAGAGGTACATCTGAGGGGGTTTGTTAGAGGGGTGGCTCACGCCACTGTGGAGCCCCAAGAAGTCCCACGTTCTCTGTGTatgagctggagacccaggaaagctggtggtatgATTCAGTccgagtccaaaggcctgagaaacAGGCACTCTGGTGGCCAAGGGTAG
- the DECR2 gene encoding peroxisomal 2,4-dienoyl-CoA reductase [(3E)-enoyl-CoA-producing] isoform X3: MAQPPPDVSEDECLPEYRHLFCPDLLRDKVAFITGGGSGIGFRIAEIFMRHGCHTVIASRSLPRVSMAARKLAAATGQRCLPLSLDVRAPPAITAAVDQALKEFGKIDILINCAAGNFLCPASTLSFNAFKTVMDIDTLGTFNTSRVLYEKFFRDHGGVIVNITATLGSRGQVLQVHAGSAKAAVDAMTRHLAVEWGPQNIRVNSLAPGLISGTEGFWRLGGQSLERRLQDQAFYCCVSVL; this comes from the exons ATGGCCCAGCCGCCGCCCGACGTCAGTGAGGACGAGTGTCTTCCCGAGTACCGCCATCTCTTCTGCCCGGACCTGCTACG GGACAAAGTGGCCTTCATCACAGGTGGTGGCTCTGGGATTGGGTTCCGAATTGCTGAGATTTTCATGCG GCACGGCTGCCACACTGTCATCGCCAGCAGAAGCCTTCCAAGAGTGTCAATG GCTGCCAGAAAGCTGGCTGCTGCCACTGGCCAGCGATGCCTGCCTTTGTCTCTGGACGTGCGCGCTCCCCCGGCCATCACAGCTGCTGTGGACCAGGCACTGAAGGAGTTTGGGAAAATTGACATTCTCATTAACT GTGCGGCCGGAAACTTCCTGTGCCCTGCCAGCACATTGTCCTTCAACGCCTTCAAGACCGTGATGGACATTGACACCTTGGGCACCTTCAACACGTCTCGTGTGCTTTATGAGAAGTTCTTCCGG GACCATGGAGGGGTGATCGTGAACATCACTGCGACCCTGGGCAGCCGGGGGCAGGTGCTTCAAGTGCACGCAGGCTCTGCCAAGGCGGCTGTGG ATGCAATGACACGGCACTTGGCTGTGGAGTGGGGTCCCCAGAACATCCGTGTCAACAGCCTCGCCCCTGGCCTCATCAGCGGCACAGAGGGGTTCTGGCGGCTGG GAGGACAGAGTCTGGAAAGAAGGTTGCAGGACCAGGCCTTTTACTGCTGCGTCAGCGTTCTCTGA
- the DECR2 gene encoding peroxisomal 2,4-dienoyl-CoA reductase [(3E)-enoyl-CoA-producing] isoform X1 — MAQPPPDVSEDECLPEYRHLFCPDLLRDKVAFITGGGSGIGFRIAEIFMRHGCHTVIASRSLPRVSMAARKLAAATGQRCLPLSLDVRAPPAITAAVDQALKEFGKIDILINCAAGNFLCPASTLSFNAFKTVMDIDTLGTFNTSRVLYEKFFRDHGGVIVNITATLGSRGQVLQVHAGSAKAAVDAMTRHLAVEWGPQNIRVNSLAPGLISGTEGFWRLDRCLRQRRPSEGNLVHNPSWDASCGALSRTCLPPTESIKLDSAAASESETGLSPGSHAVSTFPPPGPISRARAGVTRL; from the exons ATGGCCCAGCCGCCGCCCGACGTCAGTGAGGACGAGTGTCTTCCCGAGTACCGCCATCTCTTCTGCCCGGACCTGCTACG GGACAAAGTGGCCTTCATCACAGGTGGTGGCTCTGGGATTGGGTTCCGAATTGCTGAGATTTTCATGCG GCACGGCTGCCACACTGTCATCGCCAGCAGAAGCCTTCCAAGAGTGTCAATG GCTGCCAGAAAGCTGGCTGCTGCCACTGGCCAGCGATGCCTGCCTTTGTCTCTGGACGTGCGCGCTCCCCCGGCCATCACAGCTGCTGTGGACCAGGCACTGAAGGAGTTTGGGAAAATTGACATTCTCATTAACT GTGCGGCCGGAAACTTCCTGTGCCCTGCCAGCACATTGTCCTTCAACGCCTTCAAGACCGTGATGGACATTGACACCTTGGGCACCTTCAACACGTCTCGTGTGCTTTATGAGAAGTTCTTCCGG GACCATGGAGGGGTGATCGTGAACATCACTGCGACCCTGGGCAGCCGGGGGCAGGTGCTTCAAGTGCACGCAGGCTCTGCCAAGGCGGCTGTGG ATGCAATGACACGGCACTTGGCTGTGGAGTGGGGTCCCCAGAACATCCGTGTCAACAGCCTCGCCCCTGGCCTCATCAGCGGCACAGAGGGGTTCTGGCGGCTGG ACAGGTGTCTGAGGCAAAGGAGGCCTTCTGAAGGGAATCTTGTCCACAACCCCTCTTGGGACGCCTCCTGCGGTGCTCTTTCCAGGACCTGCCTCCCACCCACAGAGAGCATCAAACTGGACAGTGCAGCGGCATCTGAATCCGAGACTGGCCTCTCCCCCGGGAGCCATGCTGTGTCCACCTTCCCTCCCCCCGGCCCCATCTCCCGTGCTCGGGCAGGAGTGACCAGGCTATGA
- the DECR2 gene encoding peroxisomal 2,4-dienoyl-CoA reductase [(3E)-enoyl-CoA-producing] isoform X2 produces the protein MAQPPPDVSEDECLPEYRHLFCPDLLRDKVAFITGGGSGIGFRIAEIFMRHGCHTVIASRSLPRVSMAARKLAAATGQRCLPLSLDVRAPPAITAAVDQALKEFGKIDILINCAAGNFLCPASTLSFNAFKTVMDIDTLGTFNTSRVLYEKFFRDHGGVIVNITATLGSRGQVLQVHAGSAKAAVDAMTRHLAVEWGPQNIRVNSLAPGLISGTEGFWRLGGPQASVSTKVLAIPLQRLGNKTDVAHSALFLASPLASHVTGAVLVVDGGAWLTLPNDLKLLADFESFSAKL, from the exons ATGGCCCAGCCGCCGCCCGACGTCAGTGAGGACGAGTGTCTTCCCGAGTACCGCCATCTCTTCTGCCCGGACCTGCTACG GGACAAAGTGGCCTTCATCACAGGTGGTGGCTCTGGGATTGGGTTCCGAATTGCTGAGATTTTCATGCG GCACGGCTGCCACACTGTCATCGCCAGCAGAAGCCTTCCAAGAGTGTCAATG GCTGCCAGAAAGCTGGCTGCTGCCACTGGCCAGCGATGCCTGCCTTTGTCTCTGGACGTGCGCGCTCCCCCGGCCATCACAGCTGCTGTGGACCAGGCACTGAAGGAGTTTGGGAAAATTGACATTCTCATTAACT GTGCGGCCGGAAACTTCCTGTGCCCTGCCAGCACATTGTCCTTCAACGCCTTCAAGACCGTGATGGACATTGACACCTTGGGCACCTTCAACACGTCTCGTGTGCTTTATGAGAAGTTCTTCCGG GACCATGGAGGGGTGATCGTGAACATCACTGCGACCCTGGGCAGCCGGGGGCAGGTGCTTCAAGTGCACGCAGGCTCTGCCAAGGCGGCTGTGG ATGCAATGACACGGCACTTGGCTGTGGAGTGGGGTCCCCAGAACATCCGTGTCAACAGCCTCGCCCCTGGCCTCATCAGCGGCACAGAGGGGTTCTGGCGGCTGG GTGGCCCCCAAGCCAGTGTCAGCACGAAGGTTCTGGCCATCCCCCTTCAGAGGCTGGGCAATAAGACAGACGTTGCCCACAGCGCGCTGTTCCTGGCCAGCCCTTTGGCATCCCACGTGACCGGCGCTGTGCTGGTGGTGGACGGCGGGGCGTGGCTGACACTCCCTAACGACCTCAAGTTACTGGCAGATTTTGAATCCTTCTCTGCTAAGCTCTAG